A DNA window from Iodobacter ciconiae contains the following coding sequences:
- the ubiG gene encoding bifunctional 2-polyprenyl-6-hydroxyphenol methylase/3-demethylubiquinol 3-O-methyltransferase UbiG has protein sequence MTEAPINVDPSEIAKFSALAHKWWDTESEFKPLHEINPLRIDFMQKHIGLAGKKILDVGCGGGILAEGLARQGAQVTGIDLAEKSLKVAKLHLFESKLEVDYRCVPVEQLATEVPESYDIVTCMEMLEHVPSPASVVAACARLVKPGGWVFFSTLNRNAKSYLLAVVGAEYVLGMLPRGTHDYAKFIKPSELARMTRNAEVETISLSGLSYNPLTKIYKLDDDAAVNYLIATRKAP, from the coding sequence ATGACTGAAGCACCTATTAATGTCGACCCTTCCGAGATCGCCAAATTCTCCGCACTCGCCCATAAATGGTGGGATACCGAAAGCGAATTCAAACCCCTGCACGAGATCAATCCGCTGCGCATCGACTTTATGCAAAAGCACATTGGGCTGGCTGGCAAAAAAATCCTCGATGTAGGCTGCGGCGGCGGCATTCTGGCCGAAGGCCTGGCCCGCCAGGGCGCACAGGTTACCGGCATTGATCTGGCAGAAAAATCGCTAAAAGTAGCCAAACTGCATTTATTTGAATCCAAACTGGAAGTCGATTACCGCTGTGTGCCGGTGGAGCAGCTGGCTACAGAAGTGCCAGAAAGCTACGACATCGTCACCTGCATGGAAATGCTTGAACACGTGCCAAGCCCGGCGAGCGTAGTCGCCGCCTGCGCACGCCTCGTTAAACCAGGTGGCTGGGTATTCTTTTCTACCCTCAACCGCAATGCTAAAAGCTATCTGCTGGCTGTAGTGGGCGCTGAATATGTACTGGGCATGCTGCCGCGCGGCACGCACGACTACGCCAAATTTATCAAGCCATCTGAGCTCGCCCGCATGACCCGCAATGCAGAAGTCGAAACCATATCGCTCAGCGGCCTGAGCTATAACCCGCTCACCAAAATCTATAAGCTGGATGACGATGCAGCCGTGAACTACCTGATTGCCACAAGGAAAGCCCCTTAA
- a CDS encoding DUF7931 domain-containing protein, whose product MATCSFPEARIFDTYAAYPAAVAQLLASAQHELLLCEHNFSHYDLGSKLVFDALWAFFTTQPAGRLRLIAFDTQYLSQRCPQFLQLTEKFPSKIELRLAHESCSNWKEGFILVDKACLLHRHHFDWPRGEITTEPYIVATLQQQFNALWEQSNPSNEWQRLCI is encoded by the coding sequence ATGGCTACCTGCAGCTTTCCTGAAGCCCGGATTTTTGATACCTACGCGGCTTATCCAGCCGCCGTGGCGCAATTATTGGCGTCTGCGCAACACGAATTATTGCTTTGTGAGCACAACTTTTCACACTATGACCTGGGCAGTAAGCTTGTTTTTGATGCCTTATGGGCGTTTTTCACCACCCAACCGGCAGGACGTTTACGCCTGATTGCATTTGACACTCAATACCTTAGTCAGCGATGTCCGCAATTTTTACAATTGACAGAAAAATTTCCGTCAAAAATTGAATTGCGGCTTGCTCATGAATCCTGCTCCAACTGGAAAGAAGGCTTTATCCTGGTGGATAAAGCCTGTTTATTGCATCGTCATCATTTTGATTGGCCACGCGGAGAAATCACAACAGAACCTTATATTGTTGCGACACTGCAACAGCAATTTAATGCTCTTTGGGAGCAATCGAACCCAAGTAATGAATGGCAACGCCTGTGTATCTAG